From a region of the Actinomadura luzonensis genome:
- the fdh gene encoding formate dehydrogenase, whose protein sequence is MNLPDGLSSWPLLRQLTGRDRLGRGAAVRSARTDGLRARTAEADRVVKSVCPYCAVGCAQNVYVKDERVVHIEGDPDSPVSRGRLCPKGAATLQLTTGGSRLHRVLYRPPHAAGWQELDLGTAMDMIADRVIATRRASWEWEKDGRRTARTMGIASLGGATLDNEENYLIKKLLTALGVVQIENQARVCHSSTVVGLGTSFGRGGATTFLQDLQHSDCIVIQGSNFAEAHPVGFQWVMEAKARGAVVIHVDPRFTRTSAMADLHVPIRAGSDVAFLGGIINHVLQNDLYFREFVVNYTNAATVLREDYRDTEDLDGLFSGFDPERRHYSGESWQYEGTTAAPASGDRDEDYAERRAGGAETRGAIGHPMEGVPQRDETLSHPRCVLQVLKRHFARYTPEMVERTCGVPPELFAQVCRHLTENSGPERTAEFVYAVGWTQHSDGSQFIRAACILQLLLGNMGRPGGGIQALRGHASIQGSSDIPTLFNLLPGYIPMPHAHRHETLNDFLVADAAHKGHWVNMPAYLISLLKAWWGAEARADNDFRFDWLPRLTGSHSTYDTVLAQLDGTCKGYFLLGENPAVGSANARMQRLGMAKLDWLVVRDFNLIESATWWQDGPETESGELRTEDIGTEVFFLPAAAHTEKNGSFTNTNRMLQWHHQAVEPAGDARSELWFMYHLGRIIREKLAGSTDPMDAPLLALTWDYPVEGAQAEPVAEAVLAEINGWDEHGGPLPGYSALKADGSTSCGCWIYCGVYQDGVNQAARRKPATEQNWIAAEWAWAWPDNRRLLYNRASARPDGSPWSERKKLVWWDAAEGRWTGYDVPDFEPDKPPGYRPAPDATGTDAISGIDPFIMQADGKGWLFAPAGVLDGPLPTHYEPQDSPVPNPLYPHQQRNPARMVYPHEHNRANPSGGEPGAGLYPYVVTTYRLTEHFTAGGMSRTVPYLAELQPEMFCEVSPELAAERGLVHGDWATIVTARNVIEARVLVTRRIAALHLDGQVVHQIGLPFHYGPNGLATGDAANELSSITLDPNSHIQEVKAFSADIRPGRRPRGAGRDDLVRDQQRRAGVTDRTGMEV, encoded by the coding sequence ATGAACCTCCCTGACGGGCTGTCCTCCTGGCCGCTGCTGCGCCAGCTCACCGGCCGGGACCGGCTCGGCCGGGGCGCGGCGGTCCGCTCGGCCCGCACCGACGGCCTGCGGGCCCGTACCGCCGAGGCGGACCGCGTGGTCAAGTCGGTGTGCCCGTACTGCGCGGTCGGCTGCGCGCAGAACGTCTACGTCAAGGACGAGCGGGTCGTGCACATCGAGGGCGACCCCGACTCGCCGGTCAGCCGCGGCCGGCTGTGCCCGAAGGGCGCGGCCACGCTCCAGCTCACCACTGGCGGCAGCCGCCTGCACCGGGTCCTCTACCGGCCGCCGCACGCGGCCGGCTGGCAGGAGCTCGACCTCGGCACCGCCATGGACATGATCGCCGACCGGGTCATCGCCACCCGGCGGGCGAGCTGGGAGTGGGAGAAGGACGGCAGGCGCACCGCCCGCACGATGGGCATCGCCAGCCTCGGCGGCGCCACGCTCGACAACGAGGAGAACTACCTCATCAAGAAGCTGCTGACGGCGCTCGGCGTGGTGCAGATCGAGAACCAGGCCCGGGTGTGCCACAGCTCCACCGTGGTCGGGCTCGGCACGTCGTTCGGGCGGGGCGGCGCGACCACGTTCCTCCAGGACCTCCAGCACTCCGACTGCATCGTCATCCAGGGCTCGAACTTCGCCGAGGCCCACCCGGTGGGCTTCCAGTGGGTGATGGAGGCCAAGGCGCGCGGCGCGGTCGTCATCCACGTGGACCCGCGCTTCACCAGGACCAGCGCGATGGCGGACCTGCACGTGCCGATCCGGGCCGGCTCCGACGTGGCCTTCCTCGGCGGGATCATCAACCACGTCCTGCAGAACGACCTGTACTTCCGCGAGTTCGTGGTCAACTACACCAACGCGGCCACCGTCCTCCGCGAGGACTACCGCGACACCGAGGACCTCGACGGGCTGTTCTCCGGCTTCGACCCGGAGCGGCGGCACTACAGCGGCGAGAGCTGGCAGTACGAGGGCACCACGGCCGCGCCCGCCTCCGGCGATCGCGACGAGGACTACGCCGAGCGGCGCGCCGGCGGCGCCGAGACGCGCGGCGCGATCGGGCACCCCATGGAGGGCGTCCCGCAGCGCGACGAGACGCTGAGCCACCCGCGCTGCGTGCTCCAGGTGCTCAAGCGGCACTTCGCCCGCTACACCCCGGAAATGGTGGAGCGCACCTGCGGCGTCCCGCCCGAGCTGTTCGCGCAGGTCTGCCGGCACCTGACGGAGAACTCCGGGCCCGAGCGCACCGCCGAGTTCGTCTACGCGGTCGGCTGGACGCAGCACAGCGACGGCTCCCAGTTCATCCGCGCCGCCTGCATCCTGCAGCTCCTGCTCGGCAACATGGGCCGCCCCGGCGGCGGCATCCAGGCGCTGCGCGGCCACGCCAGCATCCAGGGCTCCAGCGACATCCCGACGCTGTTCAACCTGCTGCCGGGCTACATCCCGATGCCGCACGCCCACCGGCACGAGACGCTGAACGACTTCCTCGTCGCCGACGCCGCCCACAAGGGCCACTGGGTCAACATGCCCGCCTACCTGATCAGCCTGCTCAAGGCGTGGTGGGGCGCCGAGGCGCGGGCGGACAACGACTTCCGCTTCGACTGGCTGCCCCGCCTGACCGGCAGCCACAGCACGTACGACACCGTGCTGGCCCAGCTCGACGGCACCTGCAAGGGCTACTTCCTGCTCGGCGAGAACCCGGCCGTCGGCTCGGCGAACGCCAGGATGCAGCGCCTCGGCATGGCGAAGCTCGACTGGCTCGTGGTGCGCGACTTCAACCTCATCGAGTCGGCCACCTGGTGGCAGGACGGCCCCGAGACCGAGTCAGGGGAGCTGCGCACCGAGGACATCGGCACCGAGGTGTTCTTCCTGCCCGCCGCCGCCCACACCGAGAAGAACGGCAGCTTCACCAACACCAACCGCATGCTCCAATGGCACCACCAGGCGGTCGAGCCGGCCGGCGACGCCCGCAGCGAGCTGTGGTTCATGTACCACCTGGGCCGGATCATCCGGGAGAAGCTGGCCGGCTCCACCGACCCCATGGACGCGCCGCTGCTCGCCCTCACCTGGGACTACCCGGTCGAGGGCGCCCAGGCCGAGCCGGTCGCCGAGGCCGTCCTCGCCGAGATCAACGGCTGGGACGAGCACGGCGGCCCGCTGCCGGGCTACAGCGCGCTCAAGGCGGACGGCTCCACCTCGTGCGGCTGCTGGATCTACTGCGGCGTCTACCAGGACGGCGTCAACCAGGCCGCCCGCCGCAAGCCCGCCACCGAGCAGAACTGGATCGCCGCCGAATGGGCGTGGGCCTGGCCCGACAACCGGCGCCTGCTCTACAACCGGGCCTCGGCCCGTCCCGACGGCTCCCCGTGGAGCGAGCGCAAGAAGCTCGTCTGGTGGGACGCCGCCGAGGGCCGCTGGACCGGCTACGACGTGCCCGACTTCGAGCCGGACAAGCCGCCCGGCTACCGGCCCGCCCCGGACGCCACCGGCACCGACGCGATCTCCGGCATCGACCCGTTCATCATGCAGGCCGACGGCAAGGGCTGGCTGTTCGCCCCGGCCGGGGTGCTGGACGGCCCGCTGCCCACCCACTACGAGCCGCAGGACTCGCCGGTGCCCAACCCGCTGTACCCGCACCAGCAGCGCAACCCGGCCCGCATGGTCTACCCGCACGAGCACAACCGGGCCAACCCCAGCGGCGGCGAGCCCGGCGCCGGCCTCTACCCGTACGTGGTGACCACCTACCGGCTGACCGAGCACTTCACCGCCGGCGGGATGAGCCGCACCGTGCCGTACCTGGCCGAGCTGCAGCCGGAGATGTTCTGCGAGGTCTCGCCCGAGCTGGCCGCAGAGCGCGGCCTCGTGCACGGCGACTGGGCCACGATCGTCACCGCCCGCAACGTCATCGAGGCGCGGGTGCTGGTCACCCGCCGGATCGCCGCGCTGCACCTGGACGGCCAGGTGGTGCACCAGATCGGGCTGCCGTTCCACTACGGCCCGAACGGCCTGGCCACCGGCGACGCCGCCAACGAGCTGTCGTCCATCACCCTCGACCCGAACTCCCACATCCAGGAGGTCAAGGCGTTCTCCGCCGACATCCGGCCGGGCCGCCGCCCCCGGGGCGCGGGACGCGACGACCTCGTCCGCGACCAGCAACGCCGCGCGGGCGTCACCGACCGCACCGGCATGGAGGTCTGA
- a CDS encoding TauD/TfdA dioxygenase family protein: MTTETGVRVRPVAGHIGAEIDGVDLKAGPDEATVAAIREALWRWKVVFFRGQWLDHAAHVALARRFGEPVVLRRRGSASPAGFPEVETTADRLELAGRFGMEREEWLERRRHSYLRGWHCDHGARVDPPAATILRAETVPAYGGDTTWANLAAAYAGLSEPVRRLVDGLRAEHRLGVGYQPRPQDDAYVRHLLGHQIATLHPLVRVHPETGERLLYVNGYYVERIAEVSRLESGALLEMLLQQAVRPEYTVRFRWQPGDVAFWDNRATMHLAPSDTQHLGQARVMHRVMLHGEVPVGADGRRSEPITGPEPGSW, from the coding sequence ATGACGACGGAGACGGGCGTGCGGGTCAGGCCGGTGGCGGGGCACATCGGCGCGGAGATCGACGGCGTGGACCTCAAGGCCGGGCCGGACGAGGCGACGGTCGCCGCGATCCGCGAGGCCCTGTGGCGGTGGAAGGTGGTCTTCTTCCGCGGGCAGTGGCTCGACCACGCCGCGCACGTGGCGCTGGCCCGCCGCTTCGGCGAGCCGGTGGTGCTGCGGAGGCGCGGCTCGGCCTCGCCCGCCGGCTTCCCCGAGGTGGAGACCACGGCCGACCGGCTGGAGCTGGCCGGCCGGTTCGGCATGGAGCGCGAGGAGTGGCTGGAGCGGCGGCGGCACTCGTACCTGCGGGGGTGGCACTGCGACCACGGGGCGCGCGTCGACCCGCCGGCCGCGACGATCCTGCGGGCCGAGACCGTGCCGGCGTACGGGGGCGACACCACGTGGGCCAACCTCGCCGCCGCCTACGCCGGGCTGTCGGAGCCGGTGCGGCGCCTCGTCGACGGGCTGCGCGCCGAGCACCGGCTCGGCGTCGGCTACCAGCCGCGCCCGCAGGACGACGCCTACGTCCGGCACCTGCTCGGCCACCAGATCGCGACCCTGCACCCGCTGGTGCGGGTGCACCCGGAGACGGGCGAGCGGCTGCTGTACGTCAACGGCTACTACGTCGAGCGGATCGCGGAGGTCTCCAGGCTGGAGAGCGGGGCGCTGCTGGAGATGCTGCTCCAGCAGGCCGTCCGCCCCGAGTACACCGTGCGCTTCCGGTGGCAGCCGGGCGACGTCGCGTTCTGGGACAACCGCGCCACCATGCACCTGGCCCCGTCCGACACCCAGCACCTCGGCCAGGCGCGCGTCATGCACCGGGTCATGCTGCACGGCGAGGTGCCGGTCGGCGCGGACGGCCGCCGCTCCGAGCCGATCACCGGCCCGGAGCCCGGGAGCTGGTGA
- a CDS encoding hemerythrin domain-containing protein, protein MADQRDVISVLVTDHREVEQMFTELEGMRGAIGERPKLLAENVVIELVRHSVAEEEHLYPAVRQHVTGGDKIADHEIAEHAEAERTMKDLERLEPGDEEFWPTLDRLMTEIRHHVREEEDDLFPRLREACSQEELEELGAKVERAKKTAPTRPHPSAPDTPPGNKLLAPGTGLVDRLRDALTGRGRS, encoded by the coding sequence ATGGCCGACCAACGCGACGTGATCTCCGTGCTGGTGACCGACCACCGCGAGGTGGAGCAGATGTTCACCGAGCTCGAAGGCATGCGCGGCGCCATCGGCGAACGCCCCAAGCTGCTGGCCGAGAACGTGGTCATCGAGCTGGTCCGCCACTCCGTGGCCGAGGAGGAGCACCTCTACCCGGCCGTGCGGCAACACGTGACCGGCGGCGACAAGATCGCCGACCACGAGATCGCCGAGCACGCCGAGGCCGAGCGGACGATGAAGGACCTGGAGCGGCTGGAGCCCGGCGACGAGGAGTTCTGGCCCACGCTGGACCGGCTGATGACCGAGATCCGGCACCACGTCAGGGAGGAGGAGGACGACCTGTTCCCGCGCCTGCGCGAGGCGTGCAGCCAGGAGGAGCTCGAGGAGCTGGGCGCCAAGGTCGAGCGGGCCAAGAAGACCGCGCCGACGCGCCCGCACCCCTCCGCGCCCGACACCCCGCCCGGCAACAAGCTGCTGGCCCCCGGGACCGGCCTGGTGGACCGGCTGCGCGACGCCCTCACCGGCCGCGGCCGGTCCTGA
- a CDS encoding ArsR/SmtB family transcription factor, producing MGTLRIHFTADDLARVTLADRPDPLWEVIFTRFRFRDRVRPLAFRPWFAALHAEPARTARMRRGARLLDELAPSGPYFPDFLTPYEGTHGLDHGLEALLATPKRRLAAELGRLARHRRPPGWARPLAEGDPGVLAGLAAALRDYHAAALAPFQQAVDAAVAADRDRRARDVLGGGVEALLAGLGPPMRWRPPVLEVGYVVDQDLVLGGRGLRLVPSYFCRRTPLSLADPGLPPVLIYPIEQRHRWRAAPGRRADLTTLLGANRSAVLHALDRGTTTTQLARLLRISPATASRHATVLREAGLVDTRRDGTAVVHTRTALGTALLAGHADEPLP from the coding sequence ATGGGTACGTTAAGGATCCATTTCACCGCCGACGACCTGGCACGCGTCACCCTCGCCGACCGACCCGACCCCCTGTGGGAGGTCATCTTCACCCGTTTCCGGTTCCGGGACCGGGTGCGCCCGCTGGCCTTCCGGCCCTGGTTCGCGGCCCTGCACGCCGAGCCCGCGAGGACCGCCCGCATGCGCCGCGGCGCCCGCCTGCTGGACGAGCTGGCCCCGTCCGGGCCGTACTTCCCCGACTTCCTCACCCCCTACGAGGGCACGCACGGCCTCGACCACGGGCTGGAGGCGCTGCTCGCCACCCCCAAGCGGCGGCTCGCGGCCGAGCTGGGCCGCCTGGCCCGGCACCGGCGGCCGCCCGGCTGGGCCCGGCCGCTCGCCGAGGGCGACCCCGGCGTGCTCGCCGGCCTGGCCGCCGCGCTGCGCGACTACCACGCGGCCGCGCTCGCCCCGTTCCAGCAGGCCGTCGACGCCGCCGTCGCCGCCGACCGCGACCGCCGCGCCCGCGACGTGCTCGGCGGCGGCGTGGAGGCGCTGCTGGCCGGGCTCGGGCCGCCGATGCGCTGGCGGCCGCCCGTCCTGGAGGTCGGCTACGTCGTGGACCAGGACCTGGTGCTGGGCGGGCGCGGCCTGCGGCTCGTGCCGTCGTACTTCTGCCGGCGCACGCCGCTGTCGCTGGCCGACCCCGGGCTGCCGCCGGTGCTCATCTACCCCATCGAGCAGCGGCACCGGTGGCGGGCGGCGCCGGGCCGGCGGGCGGACCTCACCACGCTCCTGGGCGCCAACCGCTCCGCCGTGCTGCACGCCCTCGACCGCGGCACGACCACCACGCAGCTCGCCCGCCTGCTGCGGATCTCCCCCGCGACGGCCAGCCGGCACGCCACCGTCCTGCGCGAGGCCGGGCTGGTCGACACCCGCCGCGACGGGACCGCGGTCGTGCACACCCGCACCGCCCTGGGGACGGCGCTGCTGGCGGGCCACGCCGACGAACCCCTCCCCTGA
- a CDS encoding acyl-CoA dehydrogenase family protein → MSDTPRLHRAGPALLERARELRPLIEREAAAAEERGRLTEPVVDALHDAGLFTVWIPAPLGGAESAPTELLAVFEELSYADPSTGWVVMATTLENGTAGAYLGDDAVERIFAGPRAPLIAGQGTRPGTAVPENGGFRLSGQWSFASGMPHAQYAHSLGAVEGSDEVHICVTPIEDVKPLGNWDVLGLRATGSIDYAIEGAFVPESYTHVFTLDEPLRGGALYRLGLVDQALICHSGWALGVGRRLLDELARHAAARSGRPGQIAASDAFHTGFARAEAAFRAASALVRQTWADAERILEDGGRPGVRQETMLRLALNHITSTLTDTARFCYAAGGTSALRDGLTQRLFRDAHAGAAHITSGPQVLAACGRELAGLAPGESWVVFGLEPA, encoded by the coding sequence ATGAGCGACACGCCGCGACTGCACCGCGCCGGTCCCGCCCTGCTGGAGCGGGCCCGCGAGCTGCGTCCCCTGATCGAGCGCGAGGCGGCCGCCGCCGAGGAGCGGGGCCGTCTCACCGAGCCCGTCGTGGACGCGCTGCACGACGCGGGCCTGTTCACCGTCTGGATCCCGGCCCCGCTGGGCGGCGCGGAGTCGGCCCCGACCGAGCTGCTCGCCGTCTTCGAGGAGCTCTCCTACGCCGACCCCTCGACCGGCTGGGTCGTCATGGCCACCACGCTGGAGAACGGCACCGCCGGCGCCTACCTGGGCGACGACGCCGTGGAGCGGATCTTCGCCGGCCCGCGCGCCCCGCTGATCGCCGGCCAGGGCACCCGCCCCGGCACCGCGGTCCCGGAGAACGGCGGCTTCCGCCTCAGCGGCCAGTGGAGCTTCGCCTCCGGCATGCCGCACGCCCAGTACGCCCACAGCCTCGGCGCGGTCGAGGGCAGCGACGAGGTCCACATCTGCGTCACCCCCATCGAGGACGTCAAGCCGCTCGGCAACTGGGACGTCCTCGGCCTGCGCGCCACCGGCAGCATCGACTACGCCATCGAGGGCGCGTTCGTGCCGGAGTCGTACACGCACGTCTTCACCCTGGACGAGCCGCTGCGCGGCGGCGCGCTCTACCGGCTCGGCCTGGTCGACCAGGCGCTCATCTGCCACTCGGGGTGGGCGCTCGGCGTCGGCCGCCGCCTGCTGGACGAGCTGGCCCGGCACGCCGCGGCCCGCAGCGGCCGGCCCGGCCAGATCGCCGCGAGCGACGCCTTCCACACCGGTTTCGCCCGCGCCGAGGCGGCCTTCCGCGCCGCCTCGGCGCTGGTCCGCCAGACCTGGGCGGACGCGGAGCGCATCCTGGAGGACGGCGGCCGGCCCGGCGTGCGCCAGGAGACGATGCTCCGGCTGGCGCTGAACCACATCACCTCGACGCTCACCGACACCGCCCGCTTCTGCTACGCGGCCGGCGGCACGTCGGCGCTGCGCGACGGGCTCACGCAGCGGCTGTTCCGCGACGCGCACGCGGGGGCCGCGCACATCACCTCGGGCCCGCAGGTGCTGGCCGCCTGCGGGCGCGAGCTGGCCGGGCTGGCGCCGGGCGAGTCGTGGGTGGTGTTCGGCCTGGAACCCGCCTGA
- a CDS encoding endo-1,3-alpha-glucanase family glycosylhydrolase — protein MAHRSRALLTALATLAAVTAAVPARASAATPVTVSFAATEDVFVSQAEPAKSFATATWLSVCGSGCGGASAGQRQALVRFKVAGIPQDAQDVKVTLNVVSARTTGTTVSVHPVTGSWTEAATTWNTRPAVGASAVASHTGFTAGATAKLDVSAAVEGDGTYAFALTGASDTTTVLMSSRESGDRGPRLSVTYTAGSGGEQTGGPLPFALPGTAALRASGRMVFAHYFTPYPVSLDNAAPENDYYARNYLKPDGEGGKHAAYGGLLRDRPPGRAPITGDYALADLKTEVKQAIAAGVDGFTVDILSVTSAHWTRVQNLIKAAEAVDPGFKIVLMPDTNGLASVDSATLAASIAKLAASKSAYRLADGRLVVAPFKAEGRTAAWWGEWMRTMETAYGIKVALVPTFLDFARNRDAFAPISYGFSNWGGRNPAANANLTANATAARALGKIWMQPVSVQDERPNQGIFDEAGNTENLRATWKGAIDGKADWVQLATWNDYSENTQFAPSRNAGWAYLDINAYYLTCYKLGCPKITNDVAYLTHRVQPVAAAPSYAQTKLMKLRGGSTAARDTVEVLSMLTAAGKVSVTIGGTTQTYDAPAGVSARTFPLKPGTASATVTRSSATVAKVVSPYTVTATPYVQDLHYRAASSDR, from the coding sequence ATGGCCCACCGATCACGGGCGCTGCTCACGGCCCTGGCCACGCTGGCGGCCGTCACCGCCGCCGTCCCCGCGCGGGCGTCCGCGGCCACGCCGGTCACCGTGAGCTTCGCCGCGACCGAGGACGTGTTCGTCAGCCAGGCCGAGCCCGCCAAGAGCTTCGCCACCGCCACCTGGCTCAGCGTCTGCGGCTCCGGCTGCGGGGGCGCCTCGGCCGGGCAGCGGCAGGCCCTGGTCCGCTTCAAGGTCGCCGGCATCCCGCAGGACGCGCAGGACGTCAAGGTCACCCTGAACGTCGTCTCCGCCAGGACGACCGGCACGACCGTCTCCGTCCACCCGGTGACCGGCTCCTGGACCGAGGCCGCCACCACCTGGAACACCCGCCCGGCGGTCGGCGCGAGCGCCGTCGCCTCGCACACCGGCTTCACCGCCGGCGCGACGGCCAAGCTGGACGTCTCGGCCGCCGTCGAGGGCGACGGCACCTACGCCTTCGCCCTGACCGGCGCCTCCGACACCACCACGGTGCTGATGTCCTCCCGCGAGAGCGGCGACCGGGGCCCGAGGCTCAGCGTCACCTACACCGCGGGCTCCGGCGGCGAGCAGACCGGCGGCCCGCTGCCCTTCGCCCTGCCGGGCACGGCCGCGCTGCGGGCCTCGGGCAGGATGGTGTTCGCGCACTACTTCACGCCGTACCCGGTGTCGCTCGACAACGCCGCGCCGGAAAACGATTACTACGCCCGCAACTACCTCAAGCCCGACGGCGAGGGAGGCAAGCACGCCGCGTACGGCGGGCTGCTGCGCGACCGGCCGCCCGGCCGCGCCCCGATCACCGGCGACTACGCGCTCGCCGACCTCAAGACCGAGGTCAAGCAGGCCATCGCCGCCGGCGTCGACGGCTTCACCGTGGACATCCTGTCGGTGACCAGCGCGCACTGGACGCGGGTGCAGAACCTCATCAAGGCCGCCGAGGCCGTCGACCCCGGCTTCAAGATCGTGCTCATGCCGGACACGAACGGCCTGGCCTCGGTGGACAGCGCCACCCTCGCCGCGTCGATCGCCAAGCTCGCCGCCTCGAAGTCGGCCTACCGGCTCGCCGACGGCCGCCTGGTGGTGGCCCCGTTCAAGGCCGAGGGCCGCACCGCGGCCTGGTGGGGCGAGTGGATGCGGACCATGGAGACGGCGTACGGCATCAAGGTCGCCCTGGTGCCCACCTTCCTCGACTTCGCCAGGAACCGCGACGCCTTCGCCCCGATCAGCTACGGCTTCTCCAACTGGGGCGGCCGCAACCCGGCCGCCAACGCCAACCTCACCGCCAACGCCACCGCCGCGCGCGCCCTGGGCAAGATCTGGATGCAGCCGGTGTCCGTCCAGGACGAGCGCCCCAACCAGGGCATCTTCGACGAGGCCGGCAACACCGAGAACCTGCGGGCCACCTGGAAGGGCGCGATCGACGGCAAGGCCGACTGGGTGCAGCTCGCCACCTGGAACGACTACTCCGAGAACACCCAGTTCGCGCCGTCCAGGAACGCCGGCTGGGCCTACCTCGACATCAACGCCTACTACCTGACCTGCTACAAGCTCGGCTGCCCGAAGATCACCAACGACGTGGCCTATCTCACCCACCGGGTCCAGCCGGTCGCGGCCGCGCCGTCGTACGCGCAGACCAAGCTCATGAAGCTGCGCGGCGGCAGCACCGCGGCCCGTGACACGGTCGAGGTGCTGAGCATGCTCACCGCGGCCGGCAAGGTGTCGGTGACGATCGGCGGCACCACGCAGACCTACGACGCGCCCGCCGGGGTGTCGGCCAGGACCTTCCCCCTCAAGCCGGGCACCGCCTCGGCCACGGTGACGCGGAGCTCGGCCACGGTGGCGAAGGTGGTCTCGCCGTACACCGTCACGGCCACGCCGTACGTGCAGGACCTGCACTACCGGGCGGCCTCCAGCGACCGCTGA
- a CDS encoding helix-turn-helix transcriptional regulator: protein MSTAAAPDRAIHELRTMTGRGVAAGELGAAISAAIAPWVGHDALRLVGTSPATGLGQGSFSFWHRYEEELVRSLLAHRSAHGDPCRPSSLAGRRVPVGVAGPAIAARGTAFAACGAAFAACGAAGELRLLLRDERGVWGLLGLVRAGGARPFSPDDVRRAVQLGPALIALLRRHVTAGPLAPVVPALPAGLIVVDAGRTIRAVTPQARVWLDLLSGPDGPGVPPWLVPALVTALALDARENARAGASEDVAGSGADVLAGGGGRALICAPPAGFGRWLMMEAQTMDADGAGDVAVVIQSPAGALVLPSFCDWYGLTPRERQVLELLCRGAAPKQVARALGLSAYTVNDHLKALFRKTGAGGRDELMAAFTA from the coding sequence GTGAGCACGGCTGCCGCCCCCGACCGGGCGATCCACGAACTGCGGACGATGACGGGCCGGGGCGTCGCCGCCGGCGAGCTGGGGGCGGCGATCTCCGCGGCCATCGCCCCCTGGGTCGGTCACGACGCGCTGCGCCTGGTGGGCACCAGCCCGGCCACCGGGCTCGGGCAGGGGTCGTTCAGCTTCTGGCATCGGTACGAGGAGGAGCTGGTGCGCTCCCTGCTGGCCCACCGCTCCGCGCACGGCGACCCCTGCCGGCCGTCGTCCCTGGCGGGGCGGCGAGTGCCGGTGGGGGTGGCGGGCCCGGCGATCGCGGCCCGCGGCACGGCGTTCGCGGCCTGCGGGGCGGCCTTCGCGGCCTGCGGGGCGGCCGGGGAGCTGCGGCTGCTGCTGCGTGACGAGCGGGGTGTGTGGGGGCTGCTCGGGCTGGTGCGCGCCGGCGGCGCCCGCCCGTTCTCGCCGGACGACGTGCGCCGCGCGGTCCAGCTCGGCCCGGCGCTCATCGCGCTGCTGCGGCGGCACGTCACGGCGGGCCCGCTCGCGCCCGTCGTCCCGGCGCTGCCCGCCGGGCTGATCGTCGTGGACGCCGGGCGGACGATCCGCGCCGTCACGCCGCAGGCCCGCGTCTGGCTCGACCTGCTCAGCGGCCCGGACGGGCCCGGCGTGCCGCCGTGGCTGGTGCCGGCCCTGGTGACCGCCCTCGCCCTCGACGCCCGGGAGAACGCCCGGGCCGGCGCTTCAGAAGACGTAGCGGGTAGCGGTGCGGACGTGCTCGCGGGGGGCGGCGGGCGCGCGCTGATCTGCGCGCCCCCGGCGGGCTTCGGCCGCTGGCTGATGATGGAGGCCCAGACCATGGACGCCGACGGCGCGGGCGACGTGGCGGTCGTCATCCAGTCCCCCGCCGGCGCGCTGGTGCTGCCGTCGTTCTGCGACTGGTACGGGCTGACCCCGCGCGAGCGCCAGGTGCTGGAGCTGCTGTGCCGGGGGGCGGCGCCGAAGCAGGTGGCGCGGGCGCTCGGCCTGTCGGCGTACACGGTCAACGACCACCTCAAGGCGCTGTTCCGCAAGACCGGCGCAGGCGGCAGGGACGAGCTGATGGCCGCCTTCACCGCCTGA